TATCTTCTCTTGCGGGCGAATTGTATCAATGTTCAATTTCTCAATACTCATATCGGTATCAAGATCTACTAAATATGCACCTTTTCCATCTTTTTTATAATTTATAATCTCATCTTCACTGTGCAATTCTGTAGATCCCGCATAGGCAAAGTAGCCCTTGCCATACTCTTTAACCACCCTGCTATGCAAGTGCCCAAATGCAAGATAATTAAAATTTTTTGGTAGCTCTTTAAAATCTACTTCCCAGTTTTCGTCTGGTAAAAATGTGGAAATACCCTCATGCCCTATAAAAATAGAATATTTGAAATTTTGTGCGAGCAAATCTGCTTTTTTAAATTCTTCTAATATACGGTTTGCATAAATACCTTTTAAATTGGACAATCCTGCAACTAATAGCTCTTTGTTATCTATATGCAGTACCTCATGCTCTAACTCATTTATCCCTAACACTTTTATTCCTAGAAAATCAAAGAGGTTCGGAGCTGGATAATCTCGCTTTCGAGGTCGATCGTGATCTCCTAACACAGCGAAATATTTTATTTTGCCATTGATTCTCATCAGTGTATCCTTAAAAACTTTAAGTGCCTGATTTGGAGGACGCGAAGTCTCAAATATATCACCTGAATGCACGATCATATCTACATGCTCTTCTCGTGCCAAGTCTATAACTCTTTCAAATGAATCATAAAAATCAGTTTCTCGCTCTCCCAACATATACTGTCTGTACCCTAAATGCGTATCTGATATGTGCATTATTCTGACCATGATTTTTTAAATGTAAATCTCTAATATAAACTCTATCTTTAATGTCTAATGTCAAATAAACCTTTTTTATAGAAGATTTAATAACATCTTTTAATAAAAAATTAAATAAGACTAATCTATTTCTATTGTTATCATGAATTTCATAGCAAATATAGCAGACTTTGTTAAAAATTTTGGAATTACAATAATCATAATATTAGGAGTTGTAGTGGTAACTATATATATATTTTCGTATTTACATCGCTTTTTTCAATATCTAAAGGCTCAAAAATATCATCTTCTAAATGATACAATCCTGGAATTTATAGAGATTGGCATAGAATACACATTATCTATATTTGTAGTGATCGGCATTTTCTATATACTTTCTACAGTCTCTGAATTTGCAAAAACATATTTATGGGAGACAACCACTCCTCTCTTATTTCCGTTTTTCGTAATCTTTTTGCTCATAATATTCGCTGCGATAATTAC
This genomic interval from Thermoplasmata archaeon contains the following:
- a CDS encoding exonuclease SbcCD subunit D, coding for MVRIMHISDTHLGYRQYMLGERETDFYDSFERVIDLAREEHVDMIVHSGDIFETSRPPNQALKVFKDTLMRINGKIKYFAVLGDHDRPRKRDYPAPNLFDFLGIKVLGINELEHEVLHIDNKELLVAGLSNLKGIYANRILEEFKKADLLAQNFKYSIFIGHEGISTFLPDENWEVDFKELPKNFNYLAFGHLHSRVVKEYGKGYFAYAGSTELHSEDEIINYKKDGKGAYLVDLDTDMSIEKLNIDTIRPQEKIDTDAEHWIEDLKNILSIVYAKKPIIHLKISGKINASDIHSIINEQFKNSMLYYRLKLSPTIMPNEDLSTNNLKDSLTDYFKNENMGIFAYNLFELLQNDYEEAYDFILKTMERW